A segment of the Vibrio aquimaris genome:
GTCGGCATCAATGCAAATGCATTCGAAAGTGTTTAGCCCTTTGTTTGTTTCCTTAATCAACGTTGGTGAAAATACAGGTCGTTTAGACCAAGCCCTACTGCAATTGGCAAATTACTATGAACAGGAGGTGGAAACCCGTAAGCGGATCAAAACCGCAATGCGTTACCCAACCTTTGTTATCAGCTTTATCCTCGTTGCTTTATTTGTGCTTAATGTGAAGGTTATTCCTCAGTTTGCGAGCATGTTTTCTCGCTTTGGAGTTGATCTGCCTTTACCCACTAGAATCATTATTTCTACCTCGGACTTTTTTGTGAATTACTGGGGATTGATTTTGGCGGTTATGCTCGGGGCCTTATTGGGCTTCAAAACTTGGCAGCGTACTCCGAATGGACAGGAAAAGTGGGATAAATTTCGTTTGCGTATGCCTATTATTGGGGATTTGGTTAATCGAGCTCAGCTGTCTCGTTTTTCTCGCACCTTCGCATTAATGCTAAAAGCAGGTGTGCCGCTGAATCAATCTTTAGCGCTTTCGGCAGAAGCTTTAGAAAACAAGTTCCTAGAAAATCGTTTGCTTGAGATGAAGTCATCGATTGAAGCGGGCGGCACTATTTCATCCACAGCCAGCAATAGCCAAGTGTTTACTCCTCTGGTATTGCAGATGTTATCTGTCGGTGAGGAAACAGGTCGTATTGACGAGCTGTTACTGGAAGCTGCCGATTTTTATGATCGTGAAGTTGATTACGATCTTAAAACGCTAACCGCGCGAATTGAGCCTATATTATTAGTAATAGTTGCAGCAATGGTGCTTATTCTTGCCTTGGGAATATTCCTCCCCATGTGGGGAATGCTTGATGCTATCCAAGGTTGATATGCTGATTAGCCCTGATAGATCGCGACTTGTCCTCTGGCTAGTTGTGATCTGTGTATTGCTTTTGAGTTTGCTGACTGCGGTGGAAAAGCTGCAAAGAGATATGAGTGAAACAGCTTTTCAGTTGGCGGGCAAAAGAATGCTTGAGAGAGC
Coding sequences within it:
- a CDS encoding type II secretion system F family protein gives rise to the protein MPIFRYEGRNLDGSAVAGQIDAANEEAAAESLINKGVIPTNISVGGGGGSALNFDFKALFTPSIPLEVLVIFCRQLYSLTKAGVPLLRSMKGLTQNSANKQLKEALEDVGHELTNGRGLSASMQMHSKVFSPLFVSLINVGENTGRLDQALLQLANYYEQEVETRKRIKTAMRYPTFVISFILVALFVLNVKVIPQFASMFSRFGVDLPLPTRIIISTSDFFVNYWGLILAVMLGALLGFKTWQRTPNGQEKWDKFRLRMPIIGDLVNRAQLSRFSRTFALMLKAGVPLNQSLALSAEALENKFLENRLLEMKSSIEAGGTISSTASNSQVFTPLVLQMLSVGEETGRIDELLLEAADFYDREVDYDLKTLTARIEPILLVIVAAMVLILALGIFLPMWGMLDAIQG